In the genome of Acidimicrobiales bacterium, one region contains:
- a CDS encoding acyl-CoA dehydrogenase family protein: protein MICGEAGRAALARLGIDAGSRTFLPAAVDGIVGTVLDVRTVVVPHGTGLLEVPVAPAGAGIDGRIRRIGRVADGTLLDTAASVDDAVVAWCTTAATELVRTGDTVLEALIDHVRTRTIGGRPLGARQVVQHRIADRWVELQAAALAARSGPADPTTALAVWLGAARAVARLCDEAVRFRGAGGYLADDVAARARAEVAGARLALGDPDEAAARVGHGLPPRRAADTPARRAVRTALATVWDERRATEADATGVLHDPGVHRAVAGQGWLGAFVAHAGLNPELSPTAAFEIAEELALVGVPTYALNTSAMTAAVLQAHGSAPVQREVLPRLLAGRAVAALGYTEPEAGSDLANIRTVAARAADGRWRISGTKLYCTLADVADHALVLARSDPGSERHRGLTLFLVPLAATGVRVEPLPTAGGEATTRLTLDDVEVDDDLVVGQVDRGWAVVMDALRFERNATPWCDGVRLLDAARDLFGDHPATATRLGWAFVDVTLGRALVDQLLDDTGALGEVAPSAVKLFTTEALVAMADSFVAALPADGMDRPAARRIAGLWRRAISLTIAGGASEVQRDVIARRGLQLPAG from the coding sequence ATGATCTGCGGAGAGGCCGGCCGCGCCGCGCTGGCCCGCCTCGGGATCGACGCCGGCTCGCGGACCTTCCTGCCGGCGGCCGTCGACGGCATCGTGGGCACCGTCCTCGACGTGCGGACGGTCGTCGTCCCCCACGGCACGGGTCTGCTGGAGGTGCCGGTCGCACCGGCGGGCGCCGGGATCGACGGCCGCATCCGGCGGATCGGCCGGGTCGCCGACGGCACGCTGCTCGACACCGCAGCCTCGGTGGACGACGCCGTGGTCGCCTGGTGCACGACCGCGGCGACGGAGCTGGTGCGCACCGGCGACACCGTGCTCGAGGCGCTGATCGACCACGTCCGCACCCGCACGATCGGCGGCCGGCCGTTGGGCGCCCGCCAGGTGGTCCAGCACCGGATCGCCGACCGGTGGGTCGAGCTGCAGGCCGCCGCCCTGGCCGCCCGGAGCGGACCCGCCGATCCCACGACGGCGCTGGCCGTGTGGCTGGGAGCGGCCCGGGCGGTCGCCCGGCTGTGCGACGAGGCCGTGCGCTTCCGCGGGGCGGGCGGCTACCTGGCCGACGACGTCGCCGCCCGCGCCCGGGCCGAGGTGGCCGGGGCCCGGCTGGCGCTGGGCGATCCCGACGAGGCGGCGGCCCGGGTCGGTCACGGACTGCCGCCTCGCCGGGCCGCCGACACCCCCGCGCGCCGGGCGGTCCGCACCGCGCTGGCCACGGTCTGGGACGAGCGACGGGCCACCGAGGCCGACGCCACGGGGGTCCTCCACGACCCCGGGGTGCACCGCGCCGTCGCTGGTCAGGGCTGGTTGGGGGCGTTCGTCGCCCACGCCGGGCTGAACCCGGAGCTCAGCCCGACCGCCGCGTTCGAGATCGCCGAGGAGCTGGCGCTGGTGGGCGTGCCGACCTACGCGCTCAACACCAGCGCCATGACCGCCGCGGTGCTGCAGGCCCACGGCTCGGCCCCCGTCCAGAGGGAGGTCCTGCCGCGCCTGCTGGCCGGCCGGGCGGTGGCGGCGCTGGGCTACACCGAGCCGGAGGCCGGCAGCGACCTCGCCAACATCCGGACCGTGGCGGCCCGCGCCGCCGACGGCCGCTGGCGCATCAGCGGCACCAAGCTCTACTGCACCCTGGCCGACGTGGCCGACCACGCGCTGGTGCTGGCGCGGTCGGATCCCGGGTCGGAGCGCCACCGGGGCCTCACGCTGTTCCTGGTGCCGCTGGCCGCGACCGGCGTGCGGGTGGAGCCGCTGCCGACCGCCGGCGGCGAGGCCACGACCCGGCTGACCCTCGACGACGTCGAGGTCGACGACGACCTGGTGGTCGGCCAGGTCGACCGGGGGTGGGCCGTGGTGATGGACGCCCTGCGCTTCGAACGCAACGCCACCCCGTGGTGCGACGGCGTCCGCCTCCTCGACGCGGCCCGCGACCTCTTCGGCGACCACCCGGCAACCGCCACCCGGCTCGGCTGGGCGTTCGTCGACGTGACGCTCGGACGGGCGCTGGTCGACCAGCTGCTCGACGACACCGGCGCGCTGGGCGAGGTCGCGCCCTCGGCCGTGAAGCTCTTCACCACCGAGGCGCTGGTGGCGATGGCCGACTCGTTCGTCGCCGCGTTGCCGGCCGACGGGATGGACCGACCGGCGGCGCGTCGGATCGCCGGTCTCTGGCGCCGGGCGATCTCGCTGACCATCGCCGGCGGCGCCAGCGAGGTGCAGCGCGACGTCATCGCCCGCCGGGGCCTGCAGCTCCCCGCCGGCTGA
- a CDS encoding ABC transporter ATP-binding protein produces MDATTPASTVPKISARAIERTFGTGRGEVHALGPVDLDVADGEFLCLVGPSGCGKSTLLRILAGLAPPSGGTIDIDTADGAPPDLAMVFQDYGIFPWKTVEANVRFGLDVAGVPRREARETARRWLERLGLGAFGGAYPATLSGGMRQRVSIARALATDPEILLMDEPFAALDAQLRTLLQEELLALCQESPRTVIFVTHSLDEALLLGDRVAVLSARPGRVLEIVDVPFPRPRTPDVRATVEFAELQRTLWAHLRHEVELAVVEDVAAVSGGTT; encoded by the coding sequence GTGGACGCCACGACCCCCGCCAGCACCGTGCCGAAGATCAGCGCCCGAGCCATCGAGCGCACCTTCGGCACGGGGCGGGGCGAGGTCCACGCCCTGGGCCCGGTCGACCTCGACGTGGCCGACGGCGAGTTCCTGTGCCTCGTCGGCCCGTCGGGGTGCGGCAAGTCGACGCTGCTGCGCATCCTCGCCGGGCTGGCACCGCCGAGCGGCGGGACCATCGACATCGACACGGCCGACGGCGCACCGCCCGACCTGGCCATGGTGTTCCAGGACTACGGCATCTTCCCCTGGAAGACCGTGGAGGCGAACGTCCGCTTCGGGCTCGACGTCGCCGGCGTCCCCCGTCGCGAGGCCCGGGAGACCGCCCGGCGCTGGCTGGAGCGCCTCGGGCTCGGGGCGTTCGGCGGCGCCTACCCCGCGACGCTGTCGGGCGGCATGCGCCAGCGGGTGTCCATCGCCCGCGCCCTGGCCACCGACCCCGAGATCCTGCTCATGGACGAGCCGTTCGCCGCCCTCGACGCCCAGCTCCGGACGCTGCTGCAGGAGGAGCTGCTGGCGCTGTGCCAGGAGTCGCCCCGCACGGTCATCTTCGTGACCCACTCGCTGGACGAGGCGCTGCTGCTGGGCGACCGGGTGGCGGTGCTGAGCGCCCGACCGGGACGCGTCCTCGAGATCGTCGACGTCCCGTTCCCGCGCCCCCGCACGCCCGACGTCCGGGCCACCGTCGAGTTCGCCGAGCTCCAGCGCACGCTCTGGGCCCACCTCCGCCACGAGGTGGAGCTGGCCGTCGTCGAGGACGTCGCAGCGGTCTCGGGAGGAACGACGTGA
- a CDS encoding TetR family transcriptional regulator: MTHSETEDRILTATGRVPGRRGMKTRQRLLDEVERRCIGSHYGTISVAEIAQAADTSAATFYHYFPDVAAAAAEVAANHLVEFDSVLALAHEVVVREGDLEACQALVEAFFAFWEDRSGLLEAIVVASRDEDPRFFKVLLRALVSLTNTLSEAVNEGHPAGVAGSLVMMLSHAAARRDGFARDGVPFDALVDSQARVIHATLTA, encoded by the coding sequence ATGACCCACTCGGAGACCGAAGACCGGATCCTCACGGCCACCGGCCGCGTCCCGGGGCGGCGGGGCATGAAGACCCGGCAGCGGCTGCTCGACGAGGTGGAGCGCCGCTGCATCGGCTCCCACTACGGCACCATCTCCGTGGCCGAGATCGCCCAGGCGGCCGACACGTCGGCGGCGACCTTCTACCACTACTTCCCCGACGTGGCGGCGGCCGCGGCCGAGGTGGCGGCGAACCACCTGGTGGAGTTCGACTCGGTGCTCGCCCTGGCCCACGAGGTGGTGGTCCGGGAGGGCGACCTGGAGGCCTGCCAAGCCCTGGTGGAGGCGTTCTTCGCCTTCTGGGAGGACCGCTCGGGGCTGCTGGAGGCCATCGTCGTCGCCTCCCGCGACGAGGACCCCCGGTTCTTCAAGGTGCTGCTCCGGGCGCTGGTGTCGCTGACCAACACGCTCTCCGAGGCGGTCAACGAGGGGCATCCCGCCGGGGTCGCCGGCTCGCTGGTGATGATGCTGAGCCACGCCGCGGCCCGGCGCGACGGCTTCGCCCGCGACGGCGTCCCCTTCGACGCCCTCGTCGACTCGCAGGCCCGCGTCATCCACGCCACGCTGACGGCCTGA
- a CDS encoding ABC transporter substrate-binding protein translates to MRPQKRNLRLWALLLAVLALVATACGGDDDDDAGGTSDTTAAPADDETPTGDPFAPQPLDEPYTIKMTTPVRIEVFAQPLLADFFDELAAENLTLEVTDTPTSEALALLDAGRTDVHVTSPVAGFFNAVDQGLNVRWAAASNQFGPDSPTGLYLKPDLFQPDGTVDPDDLEGARIALGPSGWGDLAAGFFRTWLQDNGLDTDDIDIQSFNSVDALTQLEAGNLDGAVLADPLYEQALDRGFGELFLSFPEGSTFNGYFVGPNLLEENREAGEAFFRAIARTTETHLQGDYHDDTEVAEALAEVTGAPMENILATDELLFDPTLALDPTWVMEVQEAWIAIGDVLGYDEALPVENWVDTSLIDPLAE, encoded by the coding sequence ATGAGACCACAGAAGCGGAACCTGAGGCTCTGGGCGCTGCTGCTCGCGGTGCTGGCGCTGGTCGCCACCGCCTGCGGGGGCGACGACGACGATGACGCGGGCGGGACGTCGGACACCACGGCGGCACCGGCCGACGACGAGACCCCGACGGGCGACCCGTTCGCCCCGCAGCCGCTGGACGAGCCGTACACCATCAAGATGACGACGCCGGTGCGCATCGAGGTGTTCGCCCAGCCGCTCCTGGCCGACTTCTTCGACGAGCTCGCCGCCGAGAACCTGACGCTGGAGGTCACCGACACCCCGACGTCCGAGGCGCTCGCCCTCCTCGACGCCGGGCGCACCGACGTCCACGTCACCTCTCCGGTCGCCGGGTTCTTCAACGCCGTCGACCAGGGCCTGAACGTCCGCTGGGCGGCGGCGTCGAACCAGTTCGGCCCCGACTCGCCCACCGGCCTCTACCTGAAGCCCGACCTGTTCCAGCCCGACGGCACGGTCGACCCCGACGACCTCGAGGGGGCCCGCATCGCCCTCGGCCCCAGCGGCTGGGGCGACCTGGCGGCCGGCTTCTTCCGCACCTGGCTGCAGGACAACGGCCTCGACACCGACGACATCGACATCCAGTCGTTCAACTCGGTCGACGCGCTGACCCAGCTCGAGGCGGGGAACCTCGACGGCGCCGTGCTCGCCGACCCGCTCTACGAGCAGGCGCTCGACCGGGGCTTCGGCGAGCTGTTCCTGTCGTTCCCCGAGGGCTCGACCTTCAACGGCTACTTCGTCGGGCCGAACCTGCTCGAGGAGAACCGGGAGGCCGGCGAGGCCTTCTTCCGGGCCATCGCCCGCACCACCGAGACCCACCTCCAGGGCGACTACCACGACGACACCGAGGTCGCGGAGGCCCTGGCCGAGGTCACCGGGGCGCCGATGGAGAACATCCTGGCCACCGACGAGCTGCTGTTCGACCCCACCCTGGCCCTCGATCCGACGTGGGTGATGGAGGTGCAGGAGGCCTGGATCGCCATCGGGGACGTGCTCGGCTACGACGAGGCGCTGCCCGTGGAGAACTGGGTGGACACCTCGCTCATCGATCCGCTGGCGGAATGA
- a CDS encoding phosphotransferase family protein, with protein sequence MPLSAPQPDGRLADTVAQALGVPAVRLEVHPGGGSRAAYRVQIAGEDHATAFLRLDDGNSGMSGTEFDLRREADLLRRIRALGLPVPEVLATIDDPPATVMELVPGTERLDRDTAEAVGEELMGLVARIHAVDTADLPFDRPATTTEAVDADLAWWTARVTATDLQDVPLVRLAGRVLATTRPDVPTPPGLVHGDLGPGNFLVHERRVSAILDWEMAHVGDPHEDLAWLWIRGAHSELGDPQRRFAEYERAAGRPVDHARLDWHVAFVTYKTVVALRAGLGRPGGGGRLVLVQHVLCTVYEALLGSALARLCGTALPLLEETPEASVTATARLVGRLSELTPRDDREVGIILDHLHAAASHCDWERRRHHEDLRSELGLAPDEVLAAIDSTDPAELAPLVRAVGRSADRACHALPAAVRRVRRAQAIGLGL encoded by the coding sequence ATGCCGCTATCGGCACCGCAACCGGACGGACGCCTCGCCGACACCGTCGCCCAGGCGCTGGGCGTTCCCGCGGTGCGCCTGGAGGTCCACCCCGGGGGCGGGTCCCGGGCGGCGTACCGGGTGCAGATCGCGGGCGAGGACCACGCCACGGCGTTCCTCCGGCTGGACGACGGCAACAGCGGCATGAGCGGCACGGAGTTCGACCTGCGACGGGAGGCCGACCTGCTGCGCCGCATCCGCGCCCTCGGCCTGCCGGTCCCCGAGGTGCTGGCCACCATCGACGACCCGCCGGCCACGGTCATGGAGCTGGTGCCCGGCACCGAGCGCCTCGACCGGGACACCGCCGAGGCCGTCGGCGAGGAGCTGATGGGGCTCGTCGCCCGCATCCACGCCGTCGACACCGCCGACCTGCCGTTCGACCGGCCGGCGACCACCACCGAGGCGGTCGACGCCGACCTGGCCTGGTGGACGGCCCGGGTCACGGCGACCGACCTGCAGGACGTCCCGCTCGTACGCCTGGCCGGGCGGGTGCTGGCGACCACCCGACCCGACGTGCCGACGCCCCCGGGCCTGGTGCACGGCGACCTGGGCCCCGGCAACTTCCTCGTCCACGAACGGCGGGTGTCGGCGATCCTCGACTGGGAGATGGCGCACGTGGGCGACCCCCACGAGGACCTCGCCTGGCTGTGGATCCGGGGTGCGCACTCCGAGCTGGGCGATCCCCAGCGCCGCTTCGCCGAGTACGAGCGGGCCGCCGGTCGGCCCGTCGACCACGCCCGGCTCGACTGGCACGTCGCCTTCGTCACCTACAAGACCGTCGTCGCGCTGCGGGCGGGCCTGGGGCGCCCCGGAGGTGGTGGCCGGCTGGTGCTGGTGCAGCACGTGCTCTGCACGGTGTACGAGGCCCTGCTCGGCTCGGCCCTCGCCCGGCTCTGCGGCACGGCGCTGCCGCTGCTGGAGGAGACGCCCGAGGCCTCCGTGACCGCCACGGCCCGACTGGTCGGCCGGCTGTCCGAGCTGACGCCGCGCGACGACCGGGAGGTCGGGATCATCCTCGATCACCTCCACGCCGCGGCGTCGCACTGCGACTGGGAGCGACGGCGCCACCACGAGGACCTGCGCTCCGAGCTGGGCCTGGCGCCCGACGAGGTCCTCGCCGCCATCGACTCGACCGACCCCGCCGAGCTCGCGCCGCTGGTGCGGGCCGTGGGCCGGTCGGCGGACCGGGCGTGCCACGCGCTGCCGGCGGCGGTGCGGCGGGTGCGGCGGGCCCAGGCGATCGGGCTCGGACTGTGA
- a CDS encoding ABC transporter permease, which yields MTYRIAAPPAMRDPVRYARRRRWLYRSLAWGFPVALVALWQLAASREWIDTRLFPSPSDIVTAGRELVDEGTLQEQVWISLQRVWWGLFWGSVTGVAVGFACGAVRVVRATLESTLSALYTVPKLALLPMLLLIFGSGESPKVILIAITVFFFMWLSAMAAVMEVSDGYREAARAFRVSHWQMFRHVLFPATLPQILVGLRLSSGVAVLMMVGAEFAQGNDGIGKFIFQSWTLFLADRMYIGIVAVALMGLAFSMAITALTRVLVRWAPRDRDQVRAR from the coding sequence GTGACCTACCGGATCGCCGCGCCGCCGGCGATGCGCGACCCGGTCCGCTACGCCCGCCGGCGTCGCTGGCTGTACCGCTCGCTGGCCTGGGGGTTCCCGGTCGCCCTCGTGGCGCTGTGGCAGCTCGCCGCCAGCCGGGAGTGGATCGACACCCGGCTGTTCCCCTCCCCGTCGGACATCGTGACCGCCGGACGGGAGCTGGTCGACGAGGGGACCCTCCAGGAACAGGTGTGGATCAGCCTGCAGCGCGTGTGGTGGGGCCTGTTCTGGGGGAGCGTCACCGGCGTCGCCGTGGGGTTCGCCTGCGGGGCGGTGCGGGTGGTGCGGGCCACGCTGGAGTCGACGCTCTCGGCCCTCTACACCGTCCCGAAGCTCGCGCTGCTGCCGATGCTGCTGCTGATCTTCGGGTCGGGCGAGAGCCCCAAGGTGATCCTGATCGCCATCACCGTGTTCTTCTTCATGTGGCTCTCCGCGATGGCCGCGGTGATGGAGGTCTCCGACGGGTACCGCGAGGCGGCCCGGGCCTTCCGGGTGAGCCACTGGCAGATGTTCCGCCACGTGCTGTTCCCCGCCACGCTGCCGCAGATCCTCGTGGGCCTGCGGCTGTCGTCCGGCGTCGCCGTGCTGATGATGGTGGGCGCCGAGTTCGCCCAGGGCAACGACGGCATCGGCAAGTTCATCTTCCAGTCGTGGACGCTGTTCCTGGCCGACCGGATGTACATCGGGATCGTCGCCGTGGCGTTGATGGGCCTCGCGTTCAGCATGGCCATCACCGCGCTCACCCGGGTCCTCGTGCGCTGGGCGCCCCGCGACCGCGACCAGGTGCGGGCCCGATGA
- a CDS encoding TIGR03619 family F420-dependent LLM class oxidoreductase — translation MRFGIALAQTHTAVWADAAVLADRLGFESVWLPDHLVFPLDMAGTPYAEGGHPPVPPETPLFDCPAYLGYLAALTSEIRIGTFVYVYGLRHPLVAARGFATVDILADGRLEVGVGAGWLKGEWDAAGLDFATRGRRLDEAMAVSRRLWSEDVVAHDGRFWSWEPLRFDPKPAQPGGPPLLVGGESRAALRRAATLGDGWMSMPHDSLATLNLQLHLLRSFREDAGRADAPFSVTACVTTPPPVGEVERWVEAGIDRLIVRPWTRTRETLDGLRRFADDYAAVMSR, via the coding sequence ATGCGGTTCGGGATAGCGCTCGCCCAGACCCACACTGCCGTGTGGGCGGACGCCGCGGTGCTGGCCGACCGTCTCGGGTTCGAGTCGGTGTGGCTTCCCGACCACCTCGTCTTCCCGCTCGACATGGCGGGGACGCCGTACGCCGAGGGCGGGCATCCACCGGTGCCGCCGGAGACGCCCCTGTTCGACTGCCCGGCGTACCTCGGCTACCTGGCGGCGCTCACGAGCGAGATCCGCATCGGCACCTTCGTCTACGTCTACGGGCTGCGCCACCCGCTGGTGGCCGCCCGAGGGTTCGCCACCGTCGACATCCTGGCGGACGGGCGGCTGGAGGTCGGGGTCGGCGCCGGCTGGCTGAAGGGCGAGTGGGACGCCGCCGGGCTCGACTTCGCCACCCGCGGCCGTCGCCTCGACGAGGCGATGGCGGTCTCCCGGCGGCTGTGGTCCGAGGACGTCGTCGCCCACGACGGGCGGTTCTGGTCGTGGGAACCGCTGCGCTTCGACCCGAAGCCCGCCCAGCCCGGCGGGCCCCCGCTGCTGGTGGGTGGTGAGTCGCGGGCGGCCCTGCGCCGGGCGGCCACGCTCGGCGACGGCTGGATGTCGATGCCGCACGACTCGCTGGCCACGTTGAACCTGCAGCTCCACCTGCTGCGCTCGTTCCGGGAGGACGCCGGCCGGGCCGACGCGCCGTTCTCGGTGACGGCCTGCGTGACGACGCCGCCCCCGGTCGGCGAGGTCGAGCGGTGGGTCGAGGCCGGTATCGACCGGCTCATCGTCCGCCCCTGGACCCGCACCCGGGAGACCCTCGACGGCCTGCGCCGCTTCGCCGACGACTACGCCGCGGTCATGAGCCGATGA